In Iodobacter fluviatilis, one DNA window encodes the following:
- a CDS encoding ABC transporter permease — translation MSKVKSPGLAKWLISGPPLLYLLIFFAVPTLMMIFSAFRFPGEYGGLMPLVDINPDTGARELLINSQNWRDFLTLENFSRFFEDGVYVELFIKSFWYAGLTTLFCIILAYPLAWLIARSPKKYRDLLVLLVILPFWSNFLIRVYAWMIILGPQGYFAMTVNSVLAWFGIGPQQFLFTHFAVIVVLVYVHLPFMVLPLYANLEKHDMALLDAAQDLGASAWQRFWRITWPLSLPGVWAGAALVFIPALGMFAVPDLVGGTDGIMVGNLIKQQFLDSRDWPFGSTLSIMLTGGVLLLAVLATLISRGRKKQHD, via the coding sequence ATGTCCAAAGTAAAATCGCCAGGCTTGGCGAAGTGGCTGATTTCTGGCCCGCCGCTCTTATATCTGCTGATCTTTTTTGCCGTGCCTACGCTGATGATGATTTTTTCAGCGTTTCGCTTTCCGGGTGAATATGGCGGGCTGATGCCGCTGGTGGATATCAACCCGGATACCGGCGCACGCGAGCTTTTAATTAATTCACAGAACTGGCGTGATTTTTTAACGCTGGAAAACTTCAGTCGTTTTTTTGAAGACGGGGTTTATGTTGAATTATTTATTAAATCATTCTGGTACGCAGGCTTAACTACGCTGTTTTGTATCATTCTGGCTTATCCGCTGGCGTGGCTGATTGCGCGCAGCCCAAAGAAATACCGTGATTTATTAGTATTGCTGGTGATTTTGCCATTCTGGAGTAATTTCTTAATTCGCGTCTATGCGTGGATGATTATTCTGGGGCCGCAGGGCTATTTTGCCATGACGGTAAATAGCGTATTAGCCTGGTTTGGCATTGGACCGCAGCAGTTTCTGTTTACCCATTTTGCGGTGATTGTGGTGCTGGTGTATGTGCATTTACCGTTTATGGTTTTACCGCTCTATGCCAATTTAGAAAAGCACGATATGGCGCTATTAGATGCTGCGCAAGATTTGGGCGCATCGGCATGGCAGCGTTTCTGGCGGATTACCTGGCCATTATCCCTGCCGGGTGTTTGGGCAGGCGCGGCTTTAGTGTTTATTCCGGCTCTGGGCATGTTTGCCGTGCCTGATCTGGTGGGCGGCACCGATGGCATTATGGTGGGTAATTTAATTAAACAGCAGTTTTTAGATAGCCGTGACTGGCCATTTGGCTCGACCTTGTCAATTATGCTCACGGGTGGGGTGTTACTGCTGGCGGTATTGGCGACCTTGATTAGTCGTGGAAGGAAAAAACAACATGACTAA
- a CDS encoding ABC transporter substrate-binding protein, which produces MKKLLFTLLLAANMANAEEVLHVYNWNNYIAPETVKRFQAECKCRVVQDYYGAMEEMLAKLSAGAKGYDVVVPTGFAMPPLIKQSMVQPLDKSKLTNIKNVNPTFLNSQFDPGNQFSLPYSFTTTLLGFNQTKLKELGIEPNSWSVIFDPAILAKIKGKVTVLDDANELFAASLMYNGFSPNSTKPEEWKKAQETIIKAKPFWAAFNSQSYIKELTLGNIWVAHGYSSDMFQAATDAKTAKRAFAVSYGLQKEGNTLSVDNMMVLKSAPRPDLAHKFVNFMLEGKNSSELTNMVGTGNPNSAAAPFVNAEMKKNTAVFPDEAALKKLQQLKPLDAKQRRDLSRLWTQVKTSK; this is translated from the coding sequence ATGAAGAAATTATTATTCACGCTTTTACTGGCAGCCAATATGGCTAATGCCGAAGAAGTGCTCCACGTTTACAACTGGAACAATTATATTGCGCCAGAAACGGTCAAACGCTTCCAGGCAGAATGTAAATGCCGCGTAGTGCAGGATTATTACGGTGCTATGGAAGAAATGCTGGCCAAGCTTAGCGCAGGTGCTAAAGGCTACGACGTGGTCGTGCCTACTGGTTTTGCAATGCCGCCTTTGATTAAGCAGAGCATGGTGCAGCCGCTGGATAAATCTAAGCTTACTAATATCAAAAATGTGAATCCAACATTTTTAAATAGTCAGTTTGATCCGGGCAATCAATTCTCTCTGCCTTATTCCTTTACCACCACCTTGCTGGGTTTTAATCAAACCAAGTTAAAAGAACTGGGTATTGAGCCAAACTCTTGGTCAGTGATTTTTGATCCGGCGATCTTGGCAAAAATTAAAGGCAAGGTTACGGTACTGGATGATGCGAATGAGTTATTTGCCGCATCCCTGATGTATAACGGTTTTTCTCCAAACTCTACCAAGCCGGAAGAATGGAAAAAAGCGCAAGAAACCATTATTAAAGCCAAGCCATTCTGGGCCGCGTTTAATTCACAAAGCTATATCAAGGAATTAACGCTGGGCAATATCTGGGTAGCCCATGGTTATTCTAGCGATATGTTCCAAGCAGCCACAGACGCTAAAACAGCCAAGCGTGCCTTTGCCGTCAGCTACGGTCTGCAAAAAGAAGGTAACACCCTATCTGTGGATAATATGATGGTGCTCAAATCAGCGCCTCGCCCAGATCTCGCGCATAAGTTTGTTAACTTTATGCTGGAAGGTAAAAATTCGAGTGAGCTGACGAATATGGTGGGTACGGGCAATCCAAATAGCGCAGCTGCGCCTTTTGTGAATGCGGAAATGAAAAAGAATACGGCCGTATTCCCGGATGAAGCTGCATTAAAGAAACTGCAGCAGCTTAAACCGCTTGATGCCAAGCAACGCCGCGATTTAAGCCGTTTGTGGACTCAAGTTAAAACCTCTAAATAA
- a CDS encoding choline ABC transporter substrate-binding protein: MIKPRLLLSTLLFTSVAGYAAEPAACKTVRFSDVGWTDVTATTALTSEMLAALGYQSEIKMLSVPVTFHAMQTQDIDVFLGNWMPTMKNDIDPYLKNGSVEVLRTNLTGAKYTLAVPEYVYQAGVRRFSDIAKFSDRFAKRIYGIEAGNDGNRLISSMIKDKAFGLQDFKLVESSEAGMLTQVKRAAMKQQWVVFLGWEPHPMNRNLKLRYLEGGDAYFGPNLGGATVHTTTRSTYAKQCPNVGRLLKNISFSTDIENKLMGQILDQKQDAKVAARQWLSQNPAIWTPWLSGVNSFNGQPAVPVLKAWLNQSAVVSDAR; encoded by the coding sequence ATGATTAAGCCGCGCTTACTTTTATCTACTCTCTTATTTACCAGCGTTGCAGGCTATGCCGCTGAGCCCGCTGCCTGTAAAACGGTGCGTTTTTCTGATGTGGGCTGGACAGATGTCACTGCAACGACAGCACTCACCAGCGAGATGCTTGCCGCGCTGGGCTATCAGTCCGAAATTAAAATGCTCTCTGTGCCCGTTACCTTTCACGCGATGCAAACGCAGGATATCGACGTTTTTCTGGGCAATTGGATGCCCACGATGAAAAACGACATCGATCCATATTTAAAAAATGGCAGTGTAGAAGTGCTTCGCACCAATCTGACGGGCGCTAAATACACACTGGCTGTGCCTGAATACGTGTATCAGGCTGGGGTGCGTCGTTTTAGTGATATCGCCAAGTTTTCTGATCGCTTTGCCAAACGCATTTATGGCATTGAAGCGGGCAACGATGGTAATCGCCTGATCAGCAGCATGATTAAAGATAAAGCCTTTGGTTTGCAGGATTTCAAATTGGTGGAATCCAGCGAAGCGGGCATGCTTACCCAGGTTAAACGCGCGGCCATGAAGCAGCAATGGGTGGTGTTTTTGGGCTGGGAGCCGCACCCGATGAACCGCAATTTAAAATTGCGCTATCTGGAAGGCGGCGATGCTTATTTCGGGCCTAATCTGGGCGGCGCGACCGTGCATACCACCACCCGCTCTACTTACGCAAAGCAATGCCCTAATGTTGGCCGTCTGCTGAAAAATATCTCATTCAGCACTGATATTGAAAACAAGCTGATGGGGCAGATTCTGGATCAGAAGCAGGACGCTAAAGTAGCGGCCCGTCAGTGGCTGAGCCAAAATCCGGCCATCTGGACGCCTTGGTTAAGCGGGGTAAATAGTTTTAACGGCCAGCCTGCTGTTCCGGTATTAAAAGCCTGGTTGAATCAATCTGCCGTGGTGTCGGATGCTCGCTAG
- a CDS encoding ABC transporter permease: MTKQSKWLWAVALLTYGFLYLPLVIVVMYSFNDSRLNAEWVGFTFKWYQILFNDEQMLLAARNSLLIGVITSFFATIFGTLAGMAMYKYKLRLLPVLVLTPIAIPEILMGVSLLMFFVMLNMTLGLFSVTLAHIAFCIGFVAIVVRSRLQGMDEALVEAARDLGATPLQAFRLITMPLIMPGIIAGALMAFTLSIDDFVITFFTAGAGASTLPLQIYSMIRIAVTPEVNAISTLLMLLTLALILIAGKLAPGALRAK; the protein is encoded by the coding sequence ATGACTAAGCAAAGTAAATGGCTATGGGCCGTGGCCCTATTAACCTATGGTTTTTTGTATTTACCGCTTGTAATTGTGGTGATGTATTCCTTTAATGATTCACGCTTAAATGCGGAATGGGTAGGTTTTACATTTAAGTGGTATCAGATTTTATTTAATGATGAGCAAATGCTGCTTGCTGCGCGTAACTCCTTATTAATTGGGGTGATTACCAGCTTCTTTGCCACTATTTTTGGCACTTTAGCGGGCATGGCAATGTATAAATACAAGCTGCGTCTTTTACCTGTGTTAGTGCTCACGCCGATCGCAATCCCTGAAATATTAATGGGCGTATCGCTGTTAATGTTTTTTGTGATGCTGAATATGACGCTGGGTTTGTTTTCGGTCACGCTGGCGCATATTGCTTTTTGCATTGGTTTTGTGGCGATTGTGGTGCGTTCCCGTTTGCAGGGTATGGATGAAGCCTTGGTAGAGGCTGCACGTGATCTGGGTGCAACGCCATTACAAGCATTTCGCTTAATTACCATGCCTTTAATTATGCCGGGGATTATTGCCGGAGCCCTGATGGCATTCACTTTATCGATTGATGATTTTGTGATTACCTTCTTTACTGCCGGGGCAGGTGCTTCTACCTTACCGTTGCAAATTTATTCGATGATCAGAATTGCCGTTACACCAGAAGTAAATGCGATTTCTACTTTACTAATGTTACTCACTCTGGCTTTGATTCTGATTGCTGGTAAATTAGCGCCAGGCGCTTTGAGGGCGAAGTAA
- a CDS encoding ABC transporter permease translates to MDKLPIGQWVAAGVSQLTEHAAGGVAFFSDGLESAVQAMTRVLVACPPLLLLFIATFLIYRLRRSWGLTLFSAFALILIDNLAYREATLQTLVQVALASAICMLIGVPLGIAAAHRPWVYRVLHPLLDLMQTIPTFVYLIPTLMLFGLGIVPAMVSTIIFALPAPVRLTYLGLRDIPPPLLEAAKAFGYSPLARLWRVELPAAMPGIAAGLTQCIMLSLSMVVIAALVGAEGLGQPVVRALNTADMALGFEAGLAIVLLAIMLDRLCQSNSLSREQR, encoded by the coding sequence GTGGATAAATTGCCAATAGGTCAGTGGGTTGCGGCCGGCGTGTCCCAGCTGACCGAGCATGCAGCCGGTGGAGTAGCCTTTTTTAGTGATGGGCTTGAAAGTGCGGTGCAGGCAATGACGCGTGTGTTGGTCGCTTGCCCGCCGCTGCTCCTGCTTTTTATCGCCACATTTTTGATTTATCGCTTACGACGAAGTTGGGGCCTAACGCTGTTTTCTGCGTTCGCCCTGATTCTGATCGACAATCTGGCTTATCGTGAGGCCACTTTGCAAACGCTGGTGCAAGTCGCTCTGGCTTCTGCAATCTGTATGCTGATCGGTGTGCCCTTAGGTATTGCGGCGGCGCACCGGCCCTGGGTTTATCGGGTGCTTCACCCTCTGCTGGATTTGATGCAGACCATCCCTACCTTTGTGTATCTGATTCCTACCTTAATGTTATTTGGCTTGGGCATTGTGCCTGCGATGGTCTCTACCATTATTTTTGCCCTGCCTGCTCCTGTGCGGCTGACTTATCTGGGCCTGCGAGATATTCCCCCTCCACTATTAGAAGCGGCTAAGGCCTTTGGCTATTCGCCTTTAGCCCGGCTGTGGCGTGTGGAGCTGCCCGCTGCCATGCCTGGTATTGCTGCCGGCTTAACGCAGTGCATTATGTTATCGCTCTCTATGGTGGTGATTGCAGCCTTAGTGGGGGCGGAAGGATTAGGCCAGCCTGTTGTGCGTGCCTTAAATACCGCCGACATGGCCTTGGGGTTTGAGGCGGGTTTAGCGATCGTTTTATTAGCGATCATGCTCGATCGCCTCTGTCAGTCCAATTCTTTATCAAGAGAGCAACGATGA
- a CDS encoding VanZ family protein gives MRHSLTISYLARQIAPTRVPRYIAFCLVLVILVVSLYPFSGWRFTGEPIWAFYAYPLPYYFTFFDNSINVLAYLPLGFSLAISFRHLRYGSFLAALSGLALSSTVEFIQQFLPGRVASNLDILSNSFGALLGVLLALILGNRYWQNRWLAARHAWFAPGPAVEWGTTWLVLWFITQLDPSQPFLGVVVESPGLPQPFESPMQNAKLFLRLLEGGGMMLHFLGVALFVSVLVRHTWQSPKAIRFTLLTALLLKLGFAGLLLKPAQFFAWININIVVGGLLGTLALVLLWRLNRRLRALVGALALIATLVIGWFWPLTPQLSATLPLFRWHYGHLLHFNGLSAVISDLWPYGAIALLLWLSIRAPREESW, from the coding sequence ATGAGACATTCCCTCACCATCAGTTATCTCGCCCGGCAGATTGCCCCGACCAGAGTGCCTCGTTACATTGCATTCTGCTTGGTTTTGGTGATTCTGGTGGTTAGCCTCTATCCCTTTAGTGGCTGGCGTTTTACAGGGGAGCCTATCTGGGCTTTTTATGCCTATCCTCTGCCTTACTATTTCACCTTTTTTGATAACAGCATTAATGTGCTGGCCTATTTGCCTCTGGGTTTTAGCCTCGCTATTTCTTTTCGCCACCTTCGCTATGGCAGCTTTTTAGCGGCATTGTCGGGGCTGGCTTTGTCGTCAACAGTCGAGTTTATTCAGCAATTTCTGCCTGGCCGTGTGGCTTCTAATCTGGATATTCTAAGTAATAGCTTTGGCGCACTGCTGGGCGTGCTGCTGGCGCTGATTTTAGGAAACCGTTACTGGCAAAACCGCTGGCTGGCTGCCCGCCACGCTTGGTTTGCACCTGGGCCAGCAGTGGAGTGGGGCACAACTTGGTTGGTACTGTGGTTTATTACCCAGCTGGATCCATCCCAGCCTTTTTTGGGCGTAGTGGTTGAATCTCCCGGCCTGCCCCAGCCTTTTGAATCGCCGATGCAAAATGCCAAGCTGTTTTTAAGGCTGCTGGAAGGCGGTGGCATGATGTTGCACTTTTTGGGCGTGGCTTTGTTTGTTTCGGTCCTGGTGCGCCACACTTGGCAAAGCCCGAAGGCGATCCGCTTTACCCTGCTGACTGCTTTACTGCTTAAGCTGGGTTTTGCCGGGCTCTTGCTCAAACCCGCTCAGTTTTTTGCGTGGATTAATATCAATATCGTGGTGGGAGGCCTGCTGGGCACGCTGGCCTTAGTACTGCTGTGGCGATTAAACCGGCGACTGAGGGCCTTAGTGGGGGCGCTGGCGCTGATCGCTACCTTGGTAATTGGCTGGTTTTGGCCGCTGACCCCTCAGCTATCGGCCACCTTGCCGCTGTTCCGCTGGCATTACGGGCATTTGCTGCATTTCAATGGCCTGTCGGCGGTTATCAGTGATCTGTGGCCCTATGGCGCAATTGCTTTGCTGCTGTGGTTGTCAATTCGCGCACCGCGAGAAGAATCCTGGTAA
- a CDS encoding methyl-accepting chemotaxis protein, with amino-acid sequence MTLIRHDSLIVRLNLILLALLIILFGGLFWVLSTGLEQRLTHTARANLHTTNQSIVDLLTAYRTNLDRSASSLNAVWANNFSPDWDLSDGKLLNDGKVILDGNERADRFTQITGSVATIFIREGQDFRRLATSLTKTDGTRSVNTLLGDAHPARQGLLSGKSYVGVANLFGHDYMTVYRPIKNKQGEIVGSLFIGFDFSLGMADLKKKIAAIRLGESGYLLVIDAGKNAGKALVHPTMANKDLLKDPDAQSYIKSMLKQGEGQMVYRDHGETREATFAKLSDPNWLIVSTQSQKEVLADAKWTHDLILIACIAGALLLSVSLHLALSRWLKQPLLIAIRHIERLSNGDFSGHIPHPRNDEIGDLLNAFEKMQEQLLKLFMDTKESADHLLKGAEQISSSSEQVSGGAKEQSEAAASMAAAVQELTVSINLVANNARDAHLTSTESGRVSNEGGEVIQQTVAGIQAIASTVRIASDSVAELNEYSQQIAGIANVIKEIADQTNLLALNAAIEAARAGDTGRGFAVVADEVRKLAERTTSSTLEIGKMIEKIQTGTSNAVQNMSQGVIEVEKGMVLANQAGEAIRKIREGSVKVMNVVMEISQALKTQTSMANSVAGNVDRIAQMSVENSRAVEESAHTAHSLRDLASRMDLAVAHFKLS; translated from the coding sequence ATGACGCTGATACGCCACGACTCTCTCATCGTCCGCCTAAATCTAATATTACTGGCGCTGCTGATTATCTTGTTTGGCGGCCTGTTCTGGGTGCTATCCACAGGGCTGGAACAACGCCTCACCCACACCGCCAGAGCCAATCTGCATACAACAAACCAGTCGATTGTTGATCTCTTAACCGCTTATCGTACCAATCTGGATCGATCGGCTTCTAGCCTCAATGCGGTTTGGGCTAATAATTTCAGCCCCGATTGGGATTTAAGCGATGGCAAGCTTTTGAATGATGGCAAAGTGATACTTGATGGGAATGAGCGTGCAGATCGCTTCACCCAAATCACCGGCTCAGTGGCCACCATTTTTATTCGGGAGGGACAGGATTTTCGCCGCTTAGCCACCTCACTCACCAAAACAGACGGTACACGCTCGGTTAACACCCTGCTTGGTGACGCCCATCCAGCCCGGCAAGGCTTACTCAGTGGCAAGTCCTATGTGGGTGTGGCCAATCTTTTTGGCCACGACTATATGACGGTCTACCGCCCCATCAAAAACAAGCAGGGCGAAATCGTTGGCAGTCTGTTTATTGGCTTTGATTTCTCGCTAGGCATGGCCGATTTAAAAAAGAAAATCGCCGCCATCAGGCTAGGTGAAAGTGGTTATTTGCTGGTTATTGATGCCGGTAAAAACGCAGGTAAAGCGCTGGTCCACCCCACCATGGCCAATAAAGATCTGCTTAAAGATCCTGATGCCCAAAGCTATATCAAGAGCATGCTCAAACAGGGTGAAGGGCAAATGGTTTATAGAGACCATGGTGAAACCAGAGAAGCTACTTTTGCCAAGTTAAGCGACCCCAACTGGCTAATTGTCAGCACGCAAAGCCAAAAAGAAGTATTGGCCGATGCCAAATGGACCCATGATTTAATTTTGATTGCCTGTATTGCAGGCGCACTTTTGCTCTCTGTTTCATTACATCTGGCTTTATCCCGCTGGTTAAAGCAGCCGCTCTTAATTGCCATACGCCATATTGAAAGATTATCAAATGGTGATTTCAGCGGTCATATTCCTCATCCCCGCAATGATGAAATTGGTGATTTGCTCAATGCTTTTGAAAAAATGCAAGAGCAGCTACTCAAGCTCTTTATGGATACCAAGGAAAGCGCCGATCATCTATTAAAGGGTGCCGAGCAAATCAGCAGCAGCTCCGAGCAAGTTTCAGGCGGCGCTAAAGAGCAAAGCGAAGCCGCAGCCAGCATGGCAGCAGCAGTGCAAGAGCTAACTGTCAGCATTAATCTTGTCGCCAATAATGCCCGGGATGCCCATCTCACCTCCACCGAATCAGGCCGCGTTTCCAATGAAGGCGGCGAAGTCATCCAGCAAACGGTAGCGGGTATTCAGGCGATTGCCTCCACTGTACGCATTGCCTCTGATAGCGTGGCCGAGCTAAATGAATACTCTCAGCAAATTGCTGGCATCGCTAATGTCATTAAGGAAATTGCCGATCAGACTAATTTACTGGCGCTGAATGCCGCCATTGAAGCGGCAAGAGCAGGCGATACAGGACGCGGTTTTGCCGTGGTGGCCGATGAAGTGCGTAAATTGGCCGAGCGCACCACCTCCAGCACTTTGGAAATTGGCAAAATGATAGAGAAAATCCAAACCGGCACCAGCAACGCCGTCCAAAATATGAGCCAAGGCGTGATTGAAGTAGAAAAAGGCATGGTATTAGCCAATCAGGCTGGAGAAGCCATCAGGAAAATTCGCGAAGGATCGGTAAAAGTGATGAATGTGGTGATGGAAATCAGCCAAGCACTTAAAACACAAACCAGCATGGCCAATAGCGTGGCAGGTAATGTAGACCGCATCGCGCAAATGAGCGTGGAAAACAGCCGCGCAGTAGAAGAATCGGCGCATACCGCGCATTCATTAAGAGATCTCGCCAGCCGCATGGATTTAGCCGTGGCGCATTTTAAATTAAGTTAA
- a CDS encoding quaternary amine ABC transporter ATP-binding protein: MSAICFDHVDEVFGQRPEAAFPLIDQALSRDDIFDRTCQLVAVRDACLRVEEGEMCVLMGLSGSGKSSLLRAINGLNPISRGQLTVRCAGAEVDMANCSARQLREVRTRGIAMVFQNFALMPWLNVEENVAFGLHALQLSAKESKRRVDTVLEQVGLGRRRYALPAELSGGMQQRVGLARALAVDSDILLMDEPFSALDPLIRNQLQDELLSLQKTLRKTIVFVSHDMDEALKLGSHIAILRDGQIVQNGTPQAIMFQPADDYVRQFVKHSNPLNVLSAASLMRPGHFPGLEQIMSAAQNAHSAVQYWHAPEPLSLLRAKPTVVDADIRLREAFAVYAQTGCELILAQDGKMVGCLSGAQMSRAILGQAA, encoded by the coding sequence ATGAGCGCCATTTGTTTTGACCATGTTGATGAAGTATTCGGCCAGCGGCCTGAAGCCGCTTTCCCGCTGATAGATCAGGCGCTGTCGCGCGATGATATTTTTGACCGTACCTGCCAGTTAGTTGCGGTGCGCGACGCCTGCCTGCGGGTAGAAGAGGGCGAAATGTGCGTGCTGATGGGCTTGTCTGGCTCAGGAAAATCCAGCCTGCTCAGAGCGATTAATGGTTTAAATCCAATCAGCCGCGGCCAGCTTACCGTGCGCTGTGCCGGGGCAGAGGTTGATATGGCCAATTGCTCTGCACGGCAGCTGCGGGAGGTGCGTACCCGTGGCATTGCCATGGTGTTTCAAAATTTTGCGCTGATGCCCTGGCTAAATGTGGAAGAAAACGTGGCTTTTGGCCTGCATGCTTTACAACTGAGCGCCAAAGAAAGCAAGCGCCGGGTGGATACGGTGCTGGAGCAGGTAGGGCTGGGGCGCAGGCGTTATGCACTGCCTGCCGAGCTATCCGGCGGTATGCAGCAAAGGGTGGGATTAGCGCGGGCGCTGGCAGTGGATAGCGATATTTTACTGATGGACGAGCCCTTTTCGGCGCTCGATCCGCTGATTCGTAATCAGCTGCAGGATGAATTACTCAGCTTGCAAAAAACACTACGTAAAACCATTGTTTTTGTCAGCCATGATATGGACGAAGCATTAAAGCTGGGCTCGCATATTGCCATCCTACGTGATGGGCAGATTGTGCAAAATGGCACGCCGCAAGCGATTATGTTTCAGCCGGCTGATGATTATGTCCGCCAGTTTGTAAAACATAGTAATCCGCTGAATGTGCTGTCTGCCGCCAGCCTGATGCGGCCCGGTCATTTTCCGGGACTGGAGCAGATTATGTCTGCTGCTCAGAACGCCCACTCTGCTGTGCAATACTGGCATGCGCCAGAGCCTTTATCCTTACTGCGTGCCAAACCTACCGTGGTGGATGCGGATATCCGGCTACGCGAGGCTTTTGCGGTTTATGCCCAGACAGGCTGCGAGCTGATTCTGGCACAAGATGGCAAGATGGTGGGCTGCTTATCAGGGGCACAAATGTCGCGGGCGATTCTGGGACAAGCTGCTTAA
- a CDS encoding YoaK family protein — MPLHYLRTLTAPERTDRNNLHLGITLCFVAGATNAGGFLAVGQYTSHMTGILSGLADNWVLGNSKLIIAAVASLLMFMAGAITSTLLINWARRRGSRSLYAEPLMLEALLLLCFGLLGGQLDSHSPGLVSLTMLLLCFIMGLQNAIITKISKAVIRTTHLTGLITDISIELGRLFYWNRNPSTPEHIKVLCDRTHLKVQASLVMAFFCGAVLGAYGFSHLGFSSTIFLALILAILSIGPLIEDF, encoded by the coding sequence ATGCCCCTTCACTACCTGCGCACCCTTACCGCGCCAGAGCGCACCGATCGCAATAATCTTCACCTTGGGATTACCCTATGTTTTGTGGCGGGCGCGACCAATGCAGGGGGCTTTTTGGCCGTGGGCCAGTACACATCGCATATGACGGGGATTTTATCGGGGCTGGCAGATAACTGGGTACTGGGTAATTCCAAGCTGATCATCGCTGCAGTGGCCAGCTTGCTGATGTTTATGGCAGGGGCTATCACCTCTACCCTACTGATAAACTGGGCGCGCCGCCGTGGCAGCCGCAGCTTATATGCCGAACCGCTGATGCTGGAAGCCTTGCTTCTGCTGTGCTTTGGCCTGCTGGGCGGGCAGCTTGATTCTCACTCCCCTGGCCTTGTTTCGCTGACTATGCTGCTGCTGTGTTTTATTATGGGCCTGCAAAACGCCATCATTACCAAGATTTCTAAAGCCGTGATCCGCACCACCCACCTGACAGGCTTAATCACCGATATCAGCATCGAGCTTGGGCGTTTGTTTTACTGGAACCGCAACCCAAGCACGCCAGAGCATATCAAGGTGCTTTGCGACCGTACGCATTTAAAAGTGCAAGCCAGTTTGGTCATGGCATTTTTTTGTGGTGCGGTGCTGGGCGCTTATGGCTTCAGCCATCTTGGCTTTAGCTCAACCATATTCTTGGCGCTGATTCTGGCGATTCTTTCTATTGGGCCGCTGATTGAAGATTTTTAA
- a CDS encoding MetQ/NlpA family ABC transporter substrate-binding protein produces the protein MKKTLVLSALAALLATGFAQAAEKLTIAATAVPHAEILELVKPQLAKEGVDLQIKVFTDYVQPNLQVDQKNIDANYFQTKPYLDNFNKGKGTHLVIVAGVHVEPFGAYSRKYKSLKDLPNGATVAIPNEGSNSGRALLLLQKAGLLKLKDPTNALSTPKDISENPKQLKFKELDAAMLARVLDQVDLALINTNYALEAKLNPVKDSLALEDRSSPYVNYLVARPDNKDSAAIKKLAAALTSQQVKTFIEGKYAGAVVPAF, from the coding sequence ATGAAAAAAACTCTGGTTCTTAGCGCTTTGGCGGCTTTATTGGCAACTGGCTTTGCACAAGCCGCAGAAAAACTCACTATTGCTGCAACGGCTGTGCCTCATGCAGAAATCCTGGAATTGGTAAAACCCCAATTAGCCAAAGAAGGCGTGGATTTACAGATCAAAGTATTTACCGATTATGTGCAGCCTAATCTGCAAGTCGATCAAAAAAATATTGATGCCAATTACTTTCAGACTAAGCCTTATTTAGATAATTTTAATAAAGGTAAGGGCACTCATTTAGTGATTGTGGCAGGTGTGCACGTAGAGCCATTTGGCGCTTATTCACGTAAATATAAATCATTAAAAGATTTACCAAACGGCGCAACCGTTGCAATCCCAAATGAAGGCAGCAATAGTGGCCGTGCTTTACTATTGCTACAAAAAGCAGGTTTATTAAAGCTGAAAGACCCGACAAATGCTTTGTCTACACCTAAAGACATCAGCGAAAATCCAAAGCAATTAAAGTTTAAAGAGCTGGATGCGGCAATGCTGGCCCGGGTATTAGATCAGGTTGATTTAGCACTGATCAATACCAATTACGCATTGGAAGCCAAGCTTAATCCGGTTAAAGATTCATTGGCTCTGGAAGATCGCAGCTCGCCTTATGTGAATTACCTGGTTGCCCGCCCGGATAATAAAGACAGCGCCGCCATTAAAAAACTGGCAGCTGCATTAACTAGCCAGCAGGTTAAAACCTTTATTGAAGGCAAATACGCAGGCGCGGTTGTTCCAGCGTTTTAA